In the genome of Excalfactoria chinensis isolate bCotChi1 unplaced genomic scaffold, bCotChi1.hap2 Scaffold_68, whole genome shotgun sequence, one region contains:
- the LOC140265180 gene encoding olfactory receptor 14J1-like — MYFFLLNLALLDLGCISTTLPKAMANVLWDTRAISYAGCAAQLFFIVFLISAEYFLLTIMSYDRYVAICKPLHYGTLMDSRACATMAAAAWGAGLLNSLLHTASTFSLPLCQGNVVNQFFCEIPQILKLSCSASNLREVVVLLFSVSLVFGCFVFIVVSYVQIFLAVLRMPSEQGRHKAFSTCLPHLAVVSLFVSTAFFAHLKPPSISSPLLDLTVALLYAVVPPTLNPIIYSMRNREIKHALRNVL, encoded by the coding sequence atgtacttcttcctgctcaacctggccctcctcgacctgggctgcatctccaccactctccccaaagccatggccaacgttctctgggacaccagggccatctcctacgcaggatgtgctgcacagctctttttcattgtcttcctcatctcagcagagtatttccttctcaccatcatgtcctatgaccgctacgttgccatctgcaagcccctgcactacgggaccttgatggacagcagagcttgtgccaccatggcagcagctgcctggggtgctgggcttctcaattccctgctgcacactgccagtacgttttcactgcctctctgccaaggcaatgttgtcaaccagtttttctgtgaaatcccccagatcctcaagctctcctgctcagcctccaacctcagggaagttgtggtgCTCctttttagtgtcagtttagtctttgggtgctttgttttcatagttgtgtcctatgtgcagatcttccttgccgtgctgaggatgccctctgagcagggacggcacaaagccttctccacgtgcctccctcacctggccgtggtctctctatttgtcagcactgccttttttgcccacctgaagcccccctccatttcctccccactcctggatctgacagtggctcttctgtatgcagtggttcctccaacactgaaccctattatctacagcatgaggaacagggagattAAGCACGCTCTCAGGAACGTGTTGTAA
- the LOC140265124 gene encoding olfactory receptor 14J1-like, which yields MPNSSSISEFLLLPLADTRQLQLLHFWLLLGIYLAALLGNGLISTAVACDRRLHTPMYFFLLNLALLDLGCISTTLPKAMANAHWDTRAISYAGCAAQIFFYFYFVSAEYSLLTIMSYDRYVAICKPLHYGTLMDSRACATMAAAAWGAGLLNSLLHTASTFSLPLCQGNVVNQFFCEIPQILKLSCSGSYIREVVFIIFSVSLAFGCFVFIVVSYVQIFIAVLRMPSEQGQHKAFSTCLPHLAVVSLFLSTASFSYLKPPSMSSPSMDLMVAVLYSVVPPAVNPLIYSMRNQEVKDAVRKVMTKCVSKAVNGRFFEFMTYNAAFY from the coding sequence atgcccaacagcagctccatcagcgagttcctcctgctgccgttggcagacacgcggcagctgcagctcctgcacttctggctcttgctgggcatctacctggctgccctcctgggcaacggcctcatcagcacagccgtagcctgcgaccgccgcctgcacacccccatgtacttcttcctgctcaacctggccctcctcgacctgggctgcatctccaccactctccccaaagccatggccaatgCCcactgggacaccagggccatctcctacgcaggatgtgctgcacagatctttttctatttctactttgtctcagcagagtattcccttctcaccatcatgtcctatgaccgctacgttgccatctgcaagcccctgcactacgggaccttgatggacagcagagcttgtgccaccatggcagcagctgcctggggcgctgggcttctcaattccctgctgcacactgccagtacgttttcactgcctctctgccaaggcaatgttgtcaaccagtttttctgtgaaatcccccagatcctcaagctctcctgctcaggctcctacatcagggaagttgtgttcatcatttttagtgtcagtttagcctttggttgctttgttttcatagttgtgtcgtatgtgcagatcttcattgccgtgctgaggatgccttctgagcagggacagcacaaagccttctccacatgcctccctcacctggctgtggtctccctctttctcagcactgcctctttttcctatctGAAGCCCCCCTCTATGTCCtctccatccatggacctgatggtggcagttctgtactcggtggtgcctccagcagtgaaccctctcatctacagcatgaggaaccagGAGGTCAAAGATGCTGTGAGGAAAGTGATGaccaaatgtgtttcaaaagcagtgaacGGCCGATTTTTTGAATTCATGACTtataatgcagctttttactga